From the Temnothorax longispinosus isolate EJ_2023e chromosome 6, Tlon_JGU_v1, whole genome shotgun sequence genome, one window contains:
- the Sqd gene encoding RNA-binding protein squid isoform X9: protein MADQESKDFSDDIAEQNFAEQNGESENNGENNVAENNQESQEDRSAGANQDSLNDRKLFVGGLSWETTDKELREHFSAYGDIESINVKTDPNTGRSRGFAFIVFAKAESLDKIMAAGDHVINNKKVDPKKAKARHGKIFVGGLSTELSDDDIKNFFSQFGTIVEMEMPFDKTKNQRKGFCFITFESEQVVNELLKTSKQTINGKEVDVKKATPKPDGMIGMRGGPGGRGGRGGRGGRGRGFGQGGWGQGGYGGGYGGGYGQGGYGGGYDGYGYDYYGGDGYGYGSGNYDGGYSGGRGGARGKGGSGYGGKQRGGRQSQRHQPY from the exons ATGGCCGATCAGGAGAGCAAGGATTTCAGCGACGACATCGCAGAGCAGAACTTCGCGGAGCAGAATGGCGAGTCCGAGAACAACGGCGAGAACAACGTCGCGGAGAACAATCAGGAGTCTCAGGAAGACAG GTCGGCCGGGGCTAACCAGGATTCTCTGAACGATAg GAAATTATTCGTCGGTGGTTTAAGCTGGGAAACGACAGACA AGGAATTGCGAGAACATTTCAGCGCATATGGTGATATTGAAAGTATCAATGTCAAGACAGATCCAAATACAGGACGATCGAGAGGATTCGCCTTTATCGTCTTTGCTAAAGCCGAATCTCTCGACAAG ATTATGGCTGCTGGTGATCATGTTATCAACAACAAAAAGGTTGATCCTAAGAAAGCGAAAGCCAGACATGGGAAAATATTTGTCGGCGGGCTTTCGACGGAACTTTCTGATGACGATATCAAGAATTTCTTTTCACAATTCGGAACC ATTGTCGAAATGGAGATGCCGTTCGATAAAACCAAAAATCAGAGGAAAGGATTCTGCTTCATTACTTTTGAATCTGAACAAGTGGTTAATGAGCTATTGAAGACTTCGAAACAAACAATAAATGGTAAAGAG gTTGACGTGAAGAAAGCAACGCCCAAACCCGACGGAATGATTGGTATGCGCGGTGGACccggcggccgcggcggtcGTGGCGGAAGGGGCGGTCGAGGTCGTGGATTCGGTCAAGGCGGATGGGGACAGGGTGGCTATGGCGGCGGTTACGGTGGCGGCTACGGCCAAGGAGGATACGGCGGTGGCTACGATGGATATGGATACGATTATTACGGTGGTG ATGGATACGGCTATGGCAGTGGTAATTACGACGGTGGCTACAGTGGCGGGCGCGGTGGCGCACGCGGTAAAG GAGGTTCAGGCTACGGTGGCAAGCAAAGGGGTGGTCGTCAGAGCCAGAGGCACCAACCCTATTAA
- the Sqd gene encoding RNA-binding protein squid isoform X12, with protein MADQESKDFSDDIAEQNFAEQNGESENNGENNVAENNQESQEDRSAGANQDSLNDRKLFVGGLSWETTDKELREHFSAYGDIESINVKTDPNTGRSRGFAFIVFAKAESLDKIMAAGDHVINNKKVDPKKAKARHGKIFVGGLSTELSDDDIKNFFSQFGTIVEMEMPFDKTKNQRKGFCFITFESEQVVNELLKTSKQTINGKEVDVKKATPKPDGMIGMRGGPGGRGGRGGRGGRGRGFGQGGWGQGGYGGGYGGGYGQGGYGGGYDGYGYDYYGGGGSGYGGKQRGGRQSQRHQPY; from the exons ATGGCCGATCAGGAGAGCAAGGATTTCAGCGACGACATCGCAGAGCAGAACTTCGCGGAGCAGAATGGCGAGTCCGAGAACAACGGCGAGAACAACGTCGCGGAGAACAATCAGGAGTCTCAGGAAGACAG GTCGGCCGGGGCTAACCAGGATTCTCTGAACGATAg GAAATTATTCGTCGGTGGTTTAAGCTGGGAAACGACAGACA AGGAATTGCGAGAACATTTCAGCGCATATGGTGATATTGAAAGTATCAATGTCAAGACAGATCCAAATACAGGACGATCGAGAGGATTCGCCTTTATCGTCTTTGCTAAAGCCGAATCTCTCGACAAG ATTATGGCTGCTGGTGATCATGTTATCAACAACAAAAAGGTTGATCCTAAGAAAGCGAAAGCCAGACATGGGAAAATATTTGTCGGCGGGCTTTCGACGGAACTTTCTGATGACGATATCAAGAATTTCTTTTCACAATTCGGAACC ATTGTCGAAATGGAGATGCCGTTCGATAAAACCAAAAATCAGAGGAAAGGATTCTGCTTCATTACTTTTGAATCTGAACAAGTGGTTAATGAGCTATTGAAGACTTCGAAACAAACAATAAATGGTAAAGAG gTTGACGTGAAGAAAGCAACGCCCAAACCCGACGGAATGATTGGTATGCGCGGTGGACccggcggccgcggcggtcGTGGCGGAAGGGGCGGTCGAGGTCGTGGATTCGGTCAAGGCGGATGGGGACAGGGTGGCTATGGCGGCGGTTACGGTGGCGGCTACGGCCAAGGAGGATACGGCGGTGGCTACGATGGATATGGATACGATTATTACGGTGGTG GAGGTTCAGGCTACGGTGGCAAGCAAAGGGGTGGTCGTCAGAGCCAGAGGCACCAACCCTATTAA
- the Sqd gene encoding RNA-binding protein squid isoform X7, with protein MADQESKDFSDDIAEQNFAEQNGESENNGENNVAENNQESQEDRSAGANQDSLNDRKLFVGGLSWETTDKELREHFSAYGDIESINVKTDPNTGRSRGFAFIVFAKAESLDKIMAAGDHVINNKKVDPKKAKARHGKIFVGGLSTELSDDDIKNFFSQFGTIVEMEMPFDKTKNQRKGFCFITFESEQVVNELLKTSKQTINGKEVDVKKATPKPDGMIGMRGGPGGRGGRGGRGGRGRGFGQGGWGQGGYGGGYGGGYGQGGYGGGYDGYGYDYYGGGGYGGYGGGYDYSGYGNASRGFRLQSQYYNSSNHSIQYTSTSAFRDTGLE; from the exons ATGGCCGATCAGGAGAGCAAGGATTTCAGCGACGACATCGCAGAGCAGAACTTCGCGGAGCAGAATGGCGAGTCCGAGAACAACGGCGAGAACAACGTCGCGGAGAACAATCAGGAGTCTCAGGAAGACAG GTCGGCCGGGGCTAACCAGGATTCTCTGAACGATAg GAAATTATTCGTCGGTGGTTTAAGCTGGGAAACGACAGACA AGGAATTGCGAGAACATTTCAGCGCATATGGTGATATTGAAAGTATCAATGTCAAGACAGATCCAAATACAGGACGATCGAGAGGATTCGCCTTTATCGTCTTTGCTAAAGCCGAATCTCTCGACAAG ATTATGGCTGCTGGTGATCATGTTATCAACAACAAAAAGGTTGATCCTAAGAAAGCGAAAGCCAGACATGGGAAAATATTTGTCGGCGGGCTTTCGACGGAACTTTCTGATGACGATATCAAGAATTTCTTTTCACAATTCGGAACC ATTGTCGAAATGGAGATGCCGTTCGATAAAACCAAAAATCAGAGGAAAGGATTCTGCTTCATTACTTTTGAATCTGAACAAGTGGTTAATGAGCTATTGAAGACTTCGAAACAAACAATAAATGGTAAAGAG gTTGACGTGAAGAAAGCAACGCCCAAACCCGACGGAATGATTGGTATGCGCGGTGGACccggcggccgcggcggtcGTGGCGGAAGGGGCGGTCGAGGTCGTGGATTCGGTCAAGGCGGATGGGGACAGGGTGGCTATGGCGGCGGTTACGGTGGCGGCTACGGCCAAGGAGGATACGGCGGTGGCTACGATGGATATGGATACGATTATTACGGTGGTGGTGGGTACGGAGGTTACGGCGGCGGCTACGACTACAGTGGATACG GTAACGCAAGCCGCGGTTTCCGTTTACAATCACAATATTACAACTCGTCCAATCATTCCATTCAATATACATCAACATCGGCATTCAGAGACACGGGACTCGAGTAG
- the Sqd gene encoding RNA-binding protein squid isoform X6 — protein sequence MADQESKDFSDDIAEQNFAEQNGESENNGENNVAENNQESQEDRSAGANQDSLNDRKLFVGGLSWETTDKELREHFSAYGDIESINVKTDPNTGRSRGFAFIVFAKAESLDKIMAAGDHVINNKKVDPKKAKARHGKIFVGGLSTELSDDDIKNFFSQFGTIVEMEMPFDKTKNQRKGFCFITFESEQVVNELLKTSKQTINGKEVDVKKATPKPDGMIGMRGGPGGRGGRGGRGGRGRGFGQGGWGQGGYGGGYGGGYGQGGYGGGYDGYGYDYYGGDGYGYGSGNYDGGYSGGRGGARGKGNASRGFRLQSQYYNSSNHSIQYTSTSAFRDTGLE from the exons ATGGCCGATCAGGAGAGCAAGGATTTCAGCGACGACATCGCAGAGCAGAACTTCGCGGAGCAGAATGGCGAGTCCGAGAACAACGGCGAGAACAACGTCGCGGAGAACAATCAGGAGTCTCAGGAAGACAG GTCGGCCGGGGCTAACCAGGATTCTCTGAACGATAg GAAATTATTCGTCGGTGGTTTAAGCTGGGAAACGACAGACA AGGAATTGCGAGAACATTTCAGCGCATATGGTGATATTGAAAGTATCAATGTCAAGACAGATCCAAATACAGGACGATCGAGAGGATTCGCCTTTATCGTCTTTGCTAAAGCCGAATCTCTCGACAAG ATTATGGCTGCTGGTGATCATGTTATCAACAACAAAAAGGTTGATCCTAAGAAAGCGAAAGCCAGACATGGGAAAATATTTGTCGGCGGGCTTTCGACGGAACTTTCTGATGACGATATCAAGAATTTCTTTTCACAATTCGGAACC ATTGTCGAAATGGAGATGCCGTTCGATAAAACCAAAAATCAGAGGAAAGGATTCTGCTTCATTACTTTTGAATCTGAACAAGTGGTTAATGAGCTATTGAAGACTTCGAAACAAACAATAAATGGTAAAGAG gTTGACGTGAAGAAAGCAACGCCCAAACCCGACGGAATGATTGGTATGCGCGGTGGACccggcggccgcggcggtcGTGGCGGAAGGGGCGGTCGAGGTCGTGGATTCGGTCAAGGCGGATGGGGACAGGGTGGCTATGGCGGCGGTTACGGTGGCGGCTACGGCCAAGGAGGATACGGCGGTGGCTACGATGGATATGGATACGATTATTACGGTGGTG ATGGATACGGCTATGGCAGTGGTAATTACGACGGTGGCTACAGTGGCGGGCGCGGTGGCGCACGCGGTAAAG GTAACGCAAGCCGCGGTTTCCGTTTACAATCACAATATTACAACTCGTCCAATCATTCCATTCAATATACATCAACATCGGCATTCAGAGACACGGGACTCGAGTAG
- the Sqd gene encoding RNA-binding protein squid isoform X10, producing the protein MADQESKDFSDDIAEQNFAEQNGESENNGENNVAENNQESQEDRSAGANQDSLNDRKLFVGGLSWETTDKELREHFSAYGDIESINVKTDPNTGRSRGFAFIVFAKAESLDKIMAAGDHVINNKKVDPKKAKARHGKIFVGGLSTELSDDDIKNFFSQFGTIVEMEMPFDKTKNQRKGFCFITFESEQVVNELLKTSKQTINGKEVDVKKATPKPDGMIGMRGGPGGRGGRGGRGGRGRGFGQGGWGQGGYGGGYGGGYGQGGYGGGYDGYGYDYYGGGGYGGYGGGYDYSGYGGSGYGGKQRGGRQSQRHQPY; encoded by the exons ATGGCCGATCAGGAGAGCAAGGATTTCAGCGACGACATCGCAGAGCAGAACTTCGCGGAGCAGAATGGCGAGTCCGAGAACAACGGCGAGAACAACGTCGCGGAGAACAATCAGGAGTCTCAGGAAGACAG GTCGGCCGGGGCTAACCAGGATTCTCTGAACGATAg GAAATTATTCGTCGGTGGTTTAAGCTGGGAAACGACAGACA AGGAATTGCGAGAACATTTCAGCGCATATGGTGATATTGAAAGTATCAATGTCAAGACAGATCCAAATACAGGACGATCGAGAGGATTCGCCTTTATCGTCTTTGCTAAAGCCGAATCTCTCGACAAG ATTATGGCTGCTGGTGATCATGTTATCAACAACAAAAAGGTTGATCCTAAGAAAGCGAAAGCCAGACATGGGAAAATATTTGTCGGCGGGCTTTCGACGGAACTTTCTGATGACGATATCAAGAATTTCTTTTCACAATTCGGAACC ATTGTCGAAATGGAGATGCCGTTCGATAAAACCAAAAATCAGAGGAAAGGATTCTGCTTCATTACTTTTGAATCTGAACAAGTGGTTAATGAGCTATTGAAGACTTCGAAACAAACAATAAATGGTAAAGAG gTTGACGTGAAGAAAGCAACGCCCAAACCCGACGGAATGATTGGTATGCGCGGTGGACccggcggccgcggcggtcGTGGCGGAAGGGGCGGTCGAGGTCGTGGATTCGGTCAAGGCGGATGGGGACAGGGTGGCTATGGCGGCGGTTACGGTGGCGGCTACGGCCAAGGAGGATACGGCGGTGGCTACGATGGATATGGATACGATTATTACGGTGGTGGTGGGTACGGAGGTTACGGCGGCGGCTACGACTACAGTGGATACG GAGGTTCAGGCTACGGTGGCAAGCAAAGGGGTGGTCGTCAGAGCCAGAGGCACCAACCCTATTAA
- the Sqd gene encoding RNA-binding protein squid isoform X1 — MADQESKDFSDDIAEQNFAEQNGESENNGENNVAENNQESQEDRSAGANQDSLNDRKLFVGGLSWETTDKELREHFSAYGDIESINVKTDPNTGRSRGFAFIVFAKAESLDKIMAAGDHVINNKKVDPKKAKARHGKIFVGGLSTELSDDDIKNFFSQFGTIVEMEMPFDKTKNQRKGFCFITFESEQVVNELLKTSKQTINGKEVDVKKATPKPDGMIGMRGGPGGRGGRGGRGGRGRGFGQGGWGQGGYGGGYGGGYGQGGYGGGYDGYGYDYYGGGGYGGYGGGYDYSGYADGYGYGSGNYDGGYSGGRGGARGKGNASRGFRLQSQYYNSSNHSIQYTSTSAFRDTGLE, encoded by the exons ATGGCCGATCAGGAGAGCAAGGATTTCAGCGACGACATCGCAGAGCAGAACTTCGCGGAGCAGAATGGCGAGTCCGAGAACAACGGCGAGAACAACGTCGCGGAGAACAATCAGGAGTCTCAGGAAGACAG GTCGGCCGGGGCTAACCAGGATTCTCTGAACGATAg GAAATTATTCGTCGGTGGTTTAAGCTGGGAAACGACAGACA AGGAATTGCGAGAACATTTCAGCGCATATGGTGATATTGAAAGTATCAATGTCAAGACAGATCCAAATACAGGACGATCGAGAGGATTCGCCTTTATCGTCTTTGCTAAAGCCGAATCTCTCGACAAG ATTATGGCTGCTGGTGATCATGTTATCAACAACAAAAAGGTTGATCCTAAGAAAGCGAAAGCCAGACATGGGAAAATATTTGTCGGCGGGCTTTCGACGGAACTTTCTGATGACGATATCAAGAATTTCTTTTCACAATTCGGAACC ATTGTCGAAATGGAGATGCCGTTCGATAAAACCAAAAATCAGAGGAAAGGATTCTGCTTCATTACTTTTGAATCTGAACAAGTGGTTAATGAGCTATTGAAGACTTCGAAACAAACAATAAATGGTAAAGAG gTTGACGTGAAGAAAGCAACGCCCAAACCCGACGGAATGATTGGTATGCGCGGTGGACccggcggccgcggcggtcGTGGCGGAAGGGGCGGTCGAGGTCGTGGATTCGGTCAAGGCGGATGGGGACAGGGTGGCTATGGCGGCGGTTACGGTGGCGGCTACGGCCAAGGAGGATACGGCGGTGGCTACGATGGATATGGATACGATTATTACGGTGGTGGTGGGTACGGAGGTTACGGCGGCGGCTACGACTACAGTGGATACG CAGATGGATACGGCTATGGCAGTGGTAATTACGACGGTGGCTACAGTGGCGGGCGCGGTGGCGCACGCGGTAAAG GTAACGCAAGCCGCGGTTTCCGTTTACAATCACAATATTACAACTCGTCCAATCATTCCATTCAATATACATCAACATCGGCATTCAGAGACACGGGACTCGAGTAG
- the Sqd gene encoding RNA-binding protein squid isoform X4, translated as MADQESKDFSDDIAEQNFAEQNGESENNGENNVAENNQESQEDRSAGANQDSLNDRKLFVGGLSWETTDKELREHFSAYGDIESINVKTDPNTGRSRGFAFIVFAKAESLDKIMAAGDHVINNKKVDPKKAKARHGKIFVGGLSTELSDDDIKNFFSQFGTIVEMEMPFDKTKNQRKGFCFITFESEQVVNELLKTSKQTINGKEVDVKKATPKPDGMIGMRGGPGGRGGRGGRGGRGRGFGQGGWGQGGYGGGYGGGYGQGGYGGGYDGYGYDYYGGGGYGGYGGGYDYSGYADGYGYGSGNYDGGYSGGRGGARGKGGSGYGGKQRGGRQSQRHQPY; from the exons ATGGCCGATCAGGAGAGCAAGGATTTCAGCGACGACATCGCAGAGCAGAACTTCGCGGAGCAGAATGGCGAGTCCGAGAACAACGGCGAGAACAACGTCGCGGAGAACAATCAGGAGTCTCAGGAAGACAG GTCGGCCGGGGCTAACCAGGATTCTCTGAACGATAg GAAATTATTCGTCGGTGGTTTAAGCTGGGAAACGACAGACA AGGAATTGCGAGAACATTTCAGCGCATATGGTGATATTGAAAGTATCAATGTCAAGACAGATCCAAATACAGGACGATCGAGAGGATTCGCCTTTATCGTCTTTGCTAAAGCCGAATCTCTCGACAAG ATTATGGCTGCTGGTGATCATGTTATCAACAACAAAAAGGTTGATCCTAAGAAAGCGAAAGCCAGACATGGGAAAATATTTGTCGGCGGGCTTTCGACGGAACTTTCTGATGACGATATCAAGAATTTCTTTTCACAATTCGGAACC ATTGTCGAAATGGAGATGCCGTTCGATAAAACCAAAAATCAGAGGAAAGGATTCTGCTTCATTACTTTTGAATCTGAACAAGTGGTTAATGAGCTATTGAAGACTTCGAAACAAACAATAAATGGTAAAGAG gTTGACGTGAAGAAAGCAACGCCCAAACCCGACGGAATGATTGGTATGCGCGGTGGACccggcggccgcggcggtcGTGGCGGAAGGGGCGGTCGAGGTCGTGGATTCGGTCAAGGCGGATGGGGACAGGGTGGCTATGGCGGCGGTTACGGTGGCGGCTACGGCCAAGGAGGATACGGCGGTGGCTACGATGGATATGGATACGATTATTACGGTGGTGGTGGGTACGGAGGTTACGGCGGCGGCTACGACTACAGTGGATACG CAGATGGATACGGCTATGGCAGTGGTAATTACGACGGTGGCTACAGTGGCGGGCGCGGTGGCGCACGCGGTAAAG GAGGTTCAGGCTACGGTGGCAAGCAAAGGGGTGGTCGTCAGAGCCAGAGGCACCAACCCTATTAA
- the Sqd gene encoding RNA-binding protein squid isoform X2, with amino-acid sequence MADQESKDFSDDIAEQNFAEQNGESENNGENNVAENNQESQEDRSAGANQDSLNDRKLFVGGLSWETTDKELREHFSAYGDIESINVKTDPNTGRSRGFAFIVFAKAESLDKIMAAGDHVINNKKVDPKKAKARHGKIFVGGLSTELSDDDIKNFFSQFGTIVEMEMPFDKTKNQRKGFCFITFESEQVVNELLKTSKQTINGKEVDVKKATPKPDGMIGMRGGPGGRGGRGGRGGRGRGFGQGGWGQGGYGGGYGGGYGQGGYGGGYDGYGYDYYGGGGYGGYGGGYDYSGYDGYGYGSGNYDGGYSGGRGGARGKGNASRGFRLQSQYYNSSNHSIQYTSTSAFRDTGLE; translated from the exons ATGGCCGATCAGGAGAGCAAGGATTTCAGCGACGACATCGCAGAGCAGAACTTCGCGGAGCAGAATGGCGAGTCCGAGAACAACGGCGAGAACAACGTCGCGGAGAACAATCAGGAGTCTCAGGAAGACAG GTCGGCCGGGGCTAACCAGGATTCTCTGAACGATAg GAAATTATTCGTCGGTGGTTTAAGCTGGGAAACGACAGACA AGGAATTGCGAGAACATTTCAGCGCATATGGTGATATTGAAAGTATCAATGTCAAGACAGATCCAAATACAGGACGATCGAGAGGATTCGCCTTTATCGTCTTTGCTAAAGCCGAATCTCTCGACAAG ATTATGGCTGCTGGTGATCATGTTATCAACAACAAAAAGGTTGATCCTAAGAAAGCGAAAGCCAGACATGGGAAAATATTTGTCGGCGGGCTTTCGACGGAACTTTCTGATGACGATATCAAGAATTTCTTTTCACAATTCGGAACC ATTGTCGAAATGGAGATGCCGTTCGATAAAACCAAAAATCAGAGGAAAGGATTCTGCTTCATTACTTTTGAATCTGAACAAGTGGTTAATGAGCTATTGAAGACTTCGAAACAAACAATAAATGGTAAAGAG gTTGACGTGAAGAAAGCAACGCCCAAACCCGACGGAATGATTGGTATGCGCGGTGGACccggcggccgcggcggtcGTGGCGGAAGGGGCGGTCGAGGTCGTGGATTCGGTCAAGGCGGATGGGGACAGGGTGGCTATGGCGGCGGTTACGGTGGCGGCTACGGCCAAGGAGGATACGGCGGTGGCTACGATGGATATGGATACGATTATTACGGTGGTGGTGGGTACGGAGGTTACGGCGGCGGCTACGACTACAGTGGATACG ATGGATACGGCTATGGCAGTGGTAATTACGACGGTGGCTACAGTGGCGGGCGCGGTGGCGCACGCGGTAAAG GTAACGCAAGCCGCGGTTTCCGTTTACAATCACAATATTACAACTCGTCCAATCATTCCATTCAATATACATCAACATCGGCATTCAGAGACACGGGACTCGAGTAG
- the Sqd gene encoding RNA-binding protein squid isoform X5, with protein sequence MADQESKDFSDDIAEQNFAEQNGESENNGENNVAENNQESQEDRSAGANQDSLNDRKLFVGGLSWETTDKELREHFSAYGDIESINVKTDPNTGRSRGFAFIVFAKAESLDKIMAAGDHVINNKKVDPKKAKARHGKIFVGGLSTELSDDDIKNFFSQFGTIVEMEMPFDKTKNQRKGFCFITFESEQVVNELLKTSKQTINGKEVDVKKATPKPDGMIGMRGGPGGRGGRGGRGGRGRGFGQGGWGQGGYGGGYGGGYGQGGYGGGYDGYGYDYYGGGGYGGYGGGYDYSGYDGYGYGSGNYDGGYSGGRGGARGKGGSGYGGKQRGGRQSQRHQPY encoded by the exons ATGGCCGATCAGGAGAGCAAGGATTTCAGCGACGACATCGCAGAGCAGAACTTCGCGGAGCAGAATGGCGAGTCCGAGAACAACGGCGAGAACAACGTCGCGGAGAACAATCAGGAGTCTCAGGAAGACAG GTCGGCCGGGGCTAACCAGGATTCTCTGAACGATAg GAAATTATTCGTCGGTGGTTTAAGCTGGGAAACGACAGACA AGGAATTGCGAGAACATTTCAGCGCATATGGTGATATTGAAAGTATCAATGTCAAGACAGATCCAAATACAGGACGATCGAGAGGATTCGCCTTTATCGTCTTTGCTAAAGCCGAATCTCTCGACAAG ATTATGGCTGCTGGTGATCATGTTATCAACAACAAAAAGGTTGATCCTAAGAAAGCGAAAGCCAGACATGGGAAAATATTTGTCGGCGGGCTTTCGACGGAACTTTCTGATGACGATATCAAGAATTTCTTTTCACAATTCGGAACC ATTGTCGAAATGGAGATGCCGTTCGATAAAACCAAAAATCAGAGGAAAGGATTCTGCTTCATTACTTTTGAATCTGAACAAGTGGTTAATGAGCTATTGAAGACTTCGAAACAAACAATAAATGGTAAAGAG gTTGACGTGAAGAAAGCAACGCCCAAACCCGACGGAATGATTGGTATGCGCGGTGGACccggcggccgcggcggtcGTGGCGGAAGGGGCGGTCGAGGTCGTGGATTCGGTCAAGGCGGATGGGGACAGGGTGGCTATGGCGGCGGTTACGGTGGCGGCTACGGCCAAGGAGGATACGGCGGTGGCTACGATGGATATGGATACGATTATTACGGTGGTGGTGGGTACGGAGGTTACGGCGGCGGCTACGACTACAGTGGATACG ATGGATACGGCTATGGCAGTGGTAATTACGACGGTGGCTACAGTGGCGGGCGCGGTGGCGCACGCGGTAAAG GAGGTTCAGGCTACGGTGGCAAGCAAAGGGGTGGTCGTCAGAGCCAGAGGCACCAACCCTATTAA
- the Sqd gene encoding RNA-binding protein squid isoform X8, giving the protein MADQESKDFSDDIAEQNFAEQNGESENNGENNVAENNQESQEDRKLFVGGLSWETTDKELREHFSAYGDIESINVKTDPNTGRSRGFAFIVFAKAESLDKIMAAGDHVINNKKVDPKKAKARHGKIFVGGLSTELSDDDIKNFFSQFGTIVEMEMPFDKTKNQRKGFCFITFESEQVVNELLKTSKQTINGKEVDVKKATPKPDGMIGMRGGPGGRGGRGGRGGRGRGFGQGGWGQGGYGGGYGGGYGQGGYGGGYDGYGYDYYGGGGYGGYGGGYDYSGYADGYGYGSGNYDGGYSGGRGGARGKGGSGYGGKQRGGRQSQRHQPY; this is encoded by the exons ATGGCCGATCAGGAGAGCAAGGATTTCAGCGACGACATCGCAGAGCAGAACTTCGCGGAGCAGAATGGCGAGTCCGAGAACAACGGCGAGAACAACGTCGCGGAGAACAATCAGGAGTCTCAGGAAGACAG GAAATTATTCGTCGGTGGTTTAAGCTGGGAAACGACAGACA AGGAATTGCGAGAACATTTCAGCGCATATGGTGATATTGAAAGTATCAATGTCAAGACAGATCCAAATACAGGACGATCGAGAGGATTCGCCTTTATCGTCTTTGCTAAAGCCGAATCTCTCGACAAG ATTATGGCTGCTGGTGATCATGTTATCAACAACAAAAAGGTTGATCCTAAGAAAGCGAAAGCCAGACATGGGAAAATATTTGTCGGCGGGCTTTCGACGGAACTTTCTGATGACGATATCAAGAATTTCTTTTCACAATTCGGAACC ATTGTCGAAATGGAGATGCCGTTCGATAAAACCAAAAATCAGAGGAAAGGATTCTGCTTCATTACTTTTGAATCTGAACAAGTGGTTAATGAGCTATTGAAGACTTCGAAACAAACAATAAATGGTAAAGAG gTTGACGTGAAGAAAGCAACGCCCAAACCCGACGGAATGATTGGTATGCGCGGTGGACccggcggccgcggcggtcGTGGCGGAAGGGGCGGTCGAGGTCGTGGATTCGGTCAAGGCGGATGGGGACAGGGTGGCTATGGCGGCGGTTACGGTGGCGGCTACGGCCAAGGAGGATACGGCGGTGGCTACGATGGATATGGATACGATTATTACGGTGGTGGTGGGTACGGAGGTTACGGCGGCGGCTACGACTACAGTGGATACG CAGATGGATACGGCTATGGCAGTGGTAATTACGACGGTGGCTACAGTGGCGGGCGCGGTGGCGCACGCGGTAAAG GAGGTTCAGGCTACGGTGGCAAGCAAAGGGGTGGTCGTCAGAGCCAGAGGCACCAACCCTATTAA